The proteins below come from a single Branchiostoma floridae strain S238N-H82 chromosome 5, Bfl_VNyyK, whole genome shotgun sequence genomic window:
- the LOC118415250 gene encoding SRSF protein kinase 3-like isoform X9, producing MKEKMEKGEVENNAPVIENGDKIIPMDDPLQEIKDFLRRKDLRGRAKVRRQYVENIMAKAMKKKKRPETDSTTTPPSSHEEHYADDHDEDEEVLGSDEDEQEDPQDYCKGGYHPVKIGDLFNSRYHVVRKLGWGHFSTVWLAWDLKPQQSSDPSARGRRFVALKVVKSAAHYTETALDEIKLLKCVRESDEIDPMREKVVQMVDDFKISGVNGTHVCMVFEVLGCHLLKMIIKSNYQGLPLPIVKCIIRQTLQGLEYLHTKCKIIHTDIKPENILLCVDEAFVRKLAAEATHWQQVGAMPSGSAVSTISIIESRNKENVRLQQPTKMSKNKKKKMKKKQKRQMELLELQQKQIEEEDMKKTQGGEGQENMEQEDASTPAATPQEENPVKCNNNPVPRPTNMEQEPKNMEVGQEKAEEKQNSPDKLKNSRVDPQNNQADNSVQNNSENKEQQRPLDNENGLTNSTPSTSTENTENIKTPDSEDCPLSMERASMKTSESSEPVSSSTSNPETSESPTSSEHLSVPANTPVTPSTPDTPIEIKMENLCNGEMSGAEKVNEEEEKGQGNGKNDKPKAEAKSPDKEKGRPSRSGRKKKDGDCDKSDCTGSQKLAGEQEKERRNSPDSEPDLETKDNNPHTAHERPNRELKPETIDSKSDNSSTDGKRVHSTEASEASIKSDSVPDGYPDFFNPDNADIIKVKIADLGNACWVDHHFTEDIQTRQYRSLEVILGSGYSAPADIWSTACMAFELATGDYLFEPHSGEDYSRDEDHIAHIIELLGYMPKHIALSGKYSREFFNRKGELRHIHKLKYWGLYDVLREKYEWPHKEADEFSSFLMPMLELEQERRATAGECLRHPFLSS from the exons gcCAGAGACAGATTCGACGACCACGCCGCCCAGCAGTCACGAGGAACATTACGCAGACGACCATGACGAAGACGAGGAGGTTCTAGGGTCGGACGAAGACGAACAGGAAGATCCTCAAGACTACTGTAAAG GTGGCTACCACCCGGTCAAGATTGGTGACCTGTTCAACAGCCGCTACCATGTGGTGCGCAAGCTGGGCTGGGGACATTTCTCCACTGTCTGGCTCGCCTGGGACCTCAA ACCCCAACAGTCATCAGACCCAAGTGCCAG GGGCCGTAGGTTTGTTGCATTGAAAGTAGTGAAGAGTGCTGCTCACTACACTGAAACGGCTCTGGACGAGATCAAGCTGCTCAAATGT GTAAGAGAGAGTGATGAAATAGACCCCATGAGAGAGAAAGTGGTTCAAATGGTAGACGACTTCAAGATTTCTGGGGTCAATGGCACAC ATGTATGTATGGTATTTGAGGTTCTAGGTTGCCATCTGCTGAAGATGATCATTAAGAGTAACTACCAAGGACTGCCCCTTCCAATTGTTAAGTGTATAATCAGACAG ACCCTCCAAGGGCTGGAGTACCTCCACACGAAGTGCAAGATCATCCACACGGACATCAAGCCTGAGAACATCCTGCTGTGTGTGGACGAGGCCTTCGTGAGGAAGCTTGCTGCGGAGGCCACCCACTGGCAGCAGGTGGGCGCCATGCCGTCAGGATCAGCAGTCAGCACCATCTCCATCATAGAGAGCAGGAACAAAGAG AATGTCCGACTCCAA CAGCCCACTAAGATGTccaagaacaagaagaagaagatgaagaagaaacagaagagaCAGATGGAGCTACTGGAGCTGCAGCAGAAACAGATCGAGGAGGAGGACATGAAGAAGACCCAGGGTGGGGAAGGGCAGGAAAACATGGAACAG GAAGATGCCAGTACCCCAGCTGCCACCCCACAAGAGGAGAACCCAGTCAAATGCAACAACAACCCTGTCCCCAGACCAACCAATATGGAACAG GAACCAAAGAACATGGAAGTTGGTCAGGAGAAGGCAGAGGAGAAACAGAACAGTCCGGACAAGCTGAAGAACAGCAGGGTGGACCCACAGAACAACCAAGCGGACAATTCAGTACAGAACAACTCAGAAAACAAGGAGCAGCAGAGACCACTGGACAATGAGAACGGACTGACCAATTCTACACCTTCCACTTCTACAGAGAACACAG aaaatataaaaacTCCAGACAGTGAAGACTGCCCACTTTCCATGGAGAGGGCCAGCATGAAGACCTCTGAGAGTTCGGAGCCCGTTTCTTCCAGCACTTCCAACCCCGAGACGTCGGAGAGCCCCACGAGCTCGGAGCATCTGTCCGTTCCAGCCAACACCCCCGTCACGCCCTCCACTCCGGACACACCCATTGAGATCAAGATGGAGAACCTTTGTAATGGGGAGATGAGCGGGGCAGAGAAAGTCAATG aagaggaagaaaaaggGCAAGGAAACGGCAAAAATGATAAGCCCAAGGCTGAGGCCAAGTCTCCAGACAAGGAAAAGGGCAGGCCTTCAAGATCCG GAAGGAAGAAAAAGGATGGAGATTGTGACAAATCGGATTGTACCGGCAGTCAGAAACTTGCCG GGGAGCAGGAGAAGGAGAGAAGAAACTCCCCAGACAGCGAGCCAGATCTGGAAACAAAGGACAACAACCCTCACACTGCACACGAGAGGCCCAACAGAGAGCTGAAACCTGAAACCATCGACTCCAAATCTGACAACTCTTCTACTGATGGCAAGAGAG TTCATTCGACTGAAGCAAGTGAGGCCTCCATAAAATCCGACTCAG TACCTGATGGCTACCCAGACTTTTTCAATCCTGACAATGCCGACATCATTAAGGTCAAGATTGCTGACCTGGGAAATGCATGTTGGGTG GACCACCACTTTACCGAAGACATCCAGACTCGACAGTACAGAAGCCTGGAGGTGATCCTGGGGTCTGGGTACAGCGCCCCTGCCGACATCTGGAGCACAGCGTGTATG GCATTTGAGCTGGCAACGGGTGACTACTTATTTGAACCTCACTCTGGAGAAGACTACTCTCGAGATGAAG ACCATATTGCCCACATCATAGAGCTGCTAGGCTACATGCCCAAGCATATAGCCCTGTCTGGCAAGTACTCCAGAGAATTCTTCAACAGAAAAG GTGAACTGCGCCACATCCACAAGCTGAAGTACTGGGGCCTGTACGACGTCCTGCGTGAGAAGTACGAGTGGCCCCACAAGGAGGCTGACGAGTTCTCCTCCTTCCTCATGCCCATGCTGGAGCTGGAGCAGGAGAGACGTGCCACCGCCGGCGAGTGCCTTAGACATCCCTTCCTCAGCTCCTGA
- the LOC118415250 gene encoding SRSF protein kinase 3-like isoform X8: MSSRKVLAIQARKKRTKAPKGRLKNAAYRDRNRQAGKGQGPETDSTTTPPSSHEEHYADDHDEDEEVLGSDEDEQEDPQDYCKGGYHPVKIGDLFNSRYHVVRKLGWGHFSTVWLAWDLKPQQSSDPSARGRRFVALKVVKSAAHYTETALDEIKLLKCVRESDEIDPMREKVVQMVDDFKISGVNGTHVCMVFEVLGCHLLKMIIKSNYQGLPLPIVKCIIRQTLQGLEYLHTKCKIIHTDIKPENILLCVDEAFVRKLAAEATHWQQVGAMPSGSAVSTISIIESRNKENVRLQQPTKMSKNKKKKMKKKQKRQMELLELQQKQIEEEDMKKTQGGEGQENMEQEDASTPAATPQEENPVKCNNNPVPRPTNMEQEPKNMEVGQEKAEEKQNSPDKLKNSRVDPQNNQADNSVQNNSENKEQQRPLDNENGLTNSTPSTSTENTENIKTPDSEDCPLSMERASMKTSESSEPVSSSTSNPETSESPTSSEHLSVPANTPVTPSTPDTPIEIKMENLCNGEMSGAEKVNEEEEKGQGNGKNDKPKAEAKSPDKEKGRPSRSGEQEKERRNSPDSEPDLETKDNNPHTAHERPNRELKPETIDSKSDNSSTDGKRVHSTEASEASIKSDSVPDGYPDFFNPDNADIIKVKIADLGNACWVDHHFTEDIQTRQYRSLEVILGSGYSAPADIWSTACMAFELATGDYLFEPHSGEDYSRDEDHIAHIIELLGYMPKHIALSGKYSREFFNRKGELRHIHKLKYWGLYDVLREKYEWPHKEADEFSSFLMPMLELEQERRATAGECLRHPFLSS; this comes from the exons gcCAGAGACAGATTCGACGACCACGCCGCCCAGCAGTCACGAGGAACATTACGCAGACGACCATGACGAAGACGAGGAGGTTCTAGGGTCGGACGAAGACGAACAGGAAGATCCTCAAGACTACTGTAAAG GTGGCTACCACCCGGTCAAGATTGGTGACCTGTTCAACAGCCGCTACCATGTGGTGCGCAAGCTGGGCTGGGGACATTTCTCCACTGTCTGGCTCGCCTGGGACCTCAA ACCCCAACAGTCATCAGACCCAAGTGCCAG GGGCCGTAGGTTTGTTGCATTGAAAGTAGTGAAGAGTGCTGCTCACTACACTGAAACGGCTCTGGACGAGATCAAGCTGCTCAAATGT GTAAGAGAGAGTGATGAAATAGACCCCATGAGAGAGAAAGTGGTTCAAATGGTAGACGACTTCAAGATTTCTGGGGTCAATGGCACAC ATGTATGTATGGTATTTGAGGTTCTAGGTTGCCATCTGCTGAAGATGATCATTAAGAGTAACTACCAAGGACTGCCCCTTCCAATTGTTAAGTGTATAATCAGACAG ACCCTCCAAGGGCTGGAGTACCTCCACACGAAGTGCAAGATCATCCACACGGACATCAAGCCTGAGAACATCCTGCTGTGTGTGGACGAGGCCTTCGTGAGGAAGCTTGCTGCGGAGGCCACCCACTGGCAGCAGGTGGGCGCCATGCCGTCAGGATCAGCAGTCAGCACCATCTCCATCATAGAGAGCAGGAACAAAGAG AATGTCCGACTCCAA CAGCCCACTAAGATGTccaagaacaagaagaagaagatgaagaagaaacagaagagaCAGATGGAGCTACTGGAGCTGCAGCAGAAACAGATCGAGGAGGAGGACATGAAGAAGACCCAGGGTGGGGAAGGGCAGGAAAACATGGAACAG GAAGATGCCAGTACCCCAGCTGCCACCCCACAAGAGGAGAACCCAGTCAAATGCAACAACAACCCTGTCCCCAGACCAACCAATATGGAACAG GAACCAAAGAACATGGAAGTTGGTCAGGAGAAGGCAGAGGAGAAACAGAACAGTCCGGACAAGCTGAAGAACAGCAGGGTGGACCCACAGAACAACCAAGCGGACAATTCAGTACAGAACAACTCAGAAAACAAGGAGCAGCAGAGACCACTGGACAATGAGAACGGACTGACCAATTCTACACCTTCCACTTCTACAGAGAACACAG aaaatataaaaacTCCAGACAGTGAAGACTGCCCACTTTCCATGGAGAGGGCCAGCATGAAGACCTCTGAGAGTTCGGAGCCCGTTTCTTCCAGCACTTCCAACCCCGAGACGTCGGAGAGCCCCACGAGCTCGGAGCATCTGTCCGTTCCAGCCAACACCCCCGTCACGCCCTCCACTCCGGACACACCCATTGAGATCAAGATGGAGAACCTTTGTAATGGGGAGATGAGCGGGGCAGAGAAAGTCAATG aagaggaagaaaaaggGCAAGGAAACGGCAAAAATGATAAGCCCAAGGCTGAGGCCAAGTCTCCAGACAAGGAAAAGGGCAGGCCTTCAAGATCCG GGGAGCAGGAGAAGGAGAGAAGAAACTCCCCAGACAGCGAGCCAGATCTGGAAACAAAGGACAACAACCCTCACACTGCACACGAGAGGCCCAACAGAGAGCTGAAACCTGAAACCATCGACTCCAAATCTGACAACTCTTCTACTGATGGCAAGAGAG TTCATTCGACTGAAGCAAGTGAGGCCTCCATAAAATCCGACTCAG TACCTGATGGCTACCCAGACTTTTTCAATCCTGACAATGCCGACATCATTAAGGTCAAGATTGCTGACCTGGGAAATGCATGTTGGGTG GACCACCACTTTACCGAAGACATCCAGACTCGACAGTACAGAAGCCTGGAGGTGATCCTGGGGTCTGGGTACAGCGCCCCTGCCGACATCTGGAGCACAGCGTGTATG GCATTTGAGCTGGCAACGGGTGACTACTTATTTGAACCTCACTCTGGAGAAGACTACTCTCGAGATGAAG ACCATATTGCCCACATCATAGAGCTGCTAGGCTACATGCCCAAGCATATAGCCCTGTCTGGCAAGTACTCCAGAGAATTCTTCAACAGAAAAG GTGAACTGCGCCACATCCACAAGCTGAAGTACTGGGGCCTGTACGACGTCCTGCGTGAGAAGTACGAGTGGCCCCACAAGGAGGCTGACGAGTTCTCCTCCTTCCTCATGCCCATGCTGGAGCTGGAGCAGGAGAGACGTGCCACCGCCGGCGAGTGCCTTAGACATCCCTTCCTCAGCTCCTGA